The proteins below are encoded in one region of Acidobacteriota bacterium:
- a CDS encoding M20 family metallopeptidase yields the protein METTAFFTRHLQDYLDELKALTEIETPTGNLDHLERAALFLTKCFAPFGTMERCDLQDHGPLLRLRREGVANRVLLLAHFDTVWPIGSWNSLWKTDRHRVSGPGVFDMKGGLLFALWLLRYLDAYGRPHPEIEVLMNPDEEAGSPGSRPYIEEAARRADFVLVLEPCNLDGSLKIARKGSGEYVATIRGRSSHQGAAPERGINAVVEASHQVLRLMELQDPAAGTTIGPNVISGGHSANTVPDLAEIRIDVRAWTESEVRRIDTAIRRLAPVDPGATINVFGSWNRPPMEPSQESERLFQRARKIGRALGLSIDAIQWGGSSDANLAAAVGAPTIDGFGPAGEGAHQMDESIVIGDVPQRLALLTELVLSLVHPPGE from the coding sequence ATGGAGACGACTGCATTCTTCACTCGACACCTTCAGGACTACCTTGACGAGCTGAAGGCTCTGACCGAGATCGAAACGCCCACCGGTAATCTCGATCATCTTGAACGGGCGGCACTCTTTTTGACCAAATGCTTTGCACCGTTCGGGACAATGGAACGTTGTGATCTCCAGGATCACGGTCCTCTTCTCCGCCTGCGGCGAGAAGGCGTCGCCAACCGAGTGTTGCTGCTCGCACATTTCGACACGGTCTGGCCAATCGGATCGTGGAACAGCCTCTGGAAGACCGATCGTCATCGCGTGAGCGGCCCAGGCGTCTTCGATATGAAGGGCGGGTTGCTCTTCGCTCTCTGGCTGCTGCGCTATCTCGATGCCTATGGCCGACCCCATCCCGAGATAGAGGTGCTGATGAATCCCGATGAGGAGGCCGGCTCACCCGGATCTCGCCCCTACATCGAAGAAGCGGCCCGCCGCGCCGATTTCGTCCTGGTGCTCGAACCGTGCAACCTCGACGGCAGTCTCAAAATTGCGAGAAAAGGATCCGGCGAGTACGTGGCAACGATTCGAGGACGATCGAGCCACCAAGGGGCCGCACCCGAGCGTGGCATCAACGCGGTAGTCGAAGCGTCGCACCAGGTTCTCCGCCTGATGGAGTTACAGGACCCGGCCGCCGGCACGACAATCGGGCCAAACGTCATTTCGGGCGGACACTCGGCCAACACCGTCCCCGACCTGGCAGAAATCCGGATTGACGTACGAGCCTGGACCGAGAGCGAGGTCCGACGAATCGACACCGCCATCCGTCGTCTCGCGCCGGTGGATCCGGGCGCCACCATCAACGTCTTCGGCAGCTGGAATCGTCCGCCGATGGAGCCGTCTCAGGAGTCCGAGCGGCTCTTCCAACGGGCGCGCAAGATCGGCCGCGCCCTCGGGCTCTCGATTGATGCGATTCAGTGGGGAGGGTCGTCGGACGCAAACCTCGCAGCCGCGGTCGGAGCACCCACTATCGACGGGTTCGGACCTGCCGGAGAGGGTGCACACCAGATGGACGAATCCATCGTGATCGGTGACGTGCCGCAGCGCCTGGCCCTTCTCACCGAGCTCGTTCTGTCTCTCG